A single region of the Bicyclus anynana chromosome 16, ilBicAnyn1.1, whole genome shotgun sequence genome encodes:
- the LOC112056461 gene encoding CLIP domain-containing serine protease B4-like isoform X2, producing MTVLYLLFSVLICRLFVDAQFGTVSISVDMSPRAENITFQSRCPSNMSCVPISHCPLLEDLLDFSCFSSDRYFHRLNSLTCGNFNNEDYVCCPSCDCGRVYPPGTQACGKSMVQGVEYNGIGAHPWVARIGFTNKDTGNVRFACSGSIIAKRVVLTAAHCALAKPEGYKLSTVVIGEWDISRSPDCNEFFCAPTTQAIKVESVSVHPGYEQKIFRHDIAMIILKEEIKYSVTAAPICLNDKPEIVINERASLVGWGKLSGQNNLQQLDVPLVSLETCERIFGESVPIHEGQLCAGGEEGKDACSGFGGAPLTLHRDGQYTQVGIVSFGSENCGTEGVPSVYTNIAHYHKWIVDNLPS from the exons ATGACTGTATTATACTTATTGTTTAGTGTGTTAATTTGTAGACTGTTTGTTGACGCCCAATTTGGAA CTGTTTCAATAAGTGTGGATATGAGTCCAAGGGCAGAAAATATAACTTTTCag agtcGATGTCCATCAAATATGTCATGCGTGCCAATAAGTCATTGCCCATTGTTGGAGGATTTGTTAGATTTTTCATGCTTTTCTTCAGACAG GTATTTCCACCGTCTCAACTCCCTCACGTGTGGTAACTTCAATAACGAAGACTACGTGTGCTGCCCCTCATGTGACTGTGGGCGTGTGTACCCCCCGGGTACTCAAGCTTGCGGCAAAAGCATGGTCCAGGGGGTAGAGTATAACGGGATCGGCGCTCATCCTTGGGTAGCTAGGATAGGATTTACAA ACAAAGACACAGGTAACGTGCGATTTGCCTGCAGTGGATCCATCATAGCTAAACGGGTGGTTTTGACAGCAGCACACTGCGCTTTGGCCAAACCGGAAGGGTACAAGTT GTCGACGGTAGTGATCGGCGAATGGGACATAAGCCGCAGTCCTGACTGCAACGAGTTCTTCTGCGCGCCCACCACGCAAGCTATCAAGGTGGAGAGCGTGTCCGTGCATCCGGGATACGAACAGAAGATATTTAGACATGACATCGCCATGATTATATTGAAAgaggaaattaaatattctg TGACAGCGGCGCCGATCTGTTTGAACGATAAGCCGGAAATTGTGATCAACGAACGCGCATCGCTTGTCGGATGGGGGAAATTGTCGGGGCAAAACAACTTG CAACAGTTGGATGTCCCCCTCGTTTCTCTGGAGACCTGTGAACGGATTTTCGGCGAATCGGTCCCAATCCATGAGGGTCAGCTTTGTGCAGGAGGTGAAGAGGGGAAAGACGCCTGCTCTGGCTTTGGAGGAGCTCCCTTGACTCTTCACAGAGATGGACAATATACACAG GTTGGCATAGTATCGTTCGGGTCAGAGAACTGCGGCACGGAAGGCGTGCCCAGCGTGTATACGAACATCGCACACTACCACAAGTGGATTGTCGATAACTTGCCATCGTGA
- the LOC112056462 gene encoding uncharacterized protein LOC112056462 — translation MAEIKPCKPVVLNELLLQNVNTWGNVQYNIPLRLSSNETRTAASIAHRHIPPIPHSLDCKIDDPLPERVTGRDMVVEKESYKTTTGEYCVKPNPNKAMERSDCAINCRRVIYMTGVEKRLQSKNIVQPTMLSEMKDNFRGVVKPPTAPPDIIMRTPEAEYIFDVVASGRNESPAISDSAGGYRKLLDPYLSTYRTYHKPFTINEQLGIGAKDQITLYSEFNIPKVRGFGPRRKQIWMPLTAKVHRGVYDRIHVKKEYKEVAACHNPVNNIKGVFESETRKKYKIPYASTSLASWDHGEMFDLAPFPPNPYQTDIAPFMYCSDYCHIAQGTPPYTVIDQLKHNPKPREKCVERLIVSRQ, via the exons ATGGCCGAAATAAAGCCGTGCAAGCCAGTCGTTCTTAATGAGCTTCTGCTTCAAAATGTGAACACTTGGGGCAATGTGCAGTACAATATACCTCTGCGGCTTTCTAGCAATGAAACTAGAACTGCCGCCTCCATCGCACACCGGCATATTCCTCCAATACCGCATAGCTTGGACTGT aaaATTGATGACCCTTTACCGGAACGGGTAACAGGAAGAGACATGGTGGTGGAGAAGGAGTCATACAAAACCACCACTGGAGAGTACTGTGTGAAACCGAATCCCAACAAAGCGATGGAGAGATCTGACTGCGCTATTAATTGTCGTAGAGTCATATATATGACTGGTGTTGAGAAACGC ttacaaagcAAAAATATTGTCCAACCAACCATGTTGTCAGAAATGAAAGATAATTTTAGAGGCGTAGTCAAACCTCCCACAGCACCTCCTGATATCATCATGAGAACCCCGGAAGctgaatatatttttgac GTTGTAGCTTCGGGCAGAAATGAGTCGCCAGCTATTTCCGACAGTGCTGGGGGATACCGCAAGCTACTGGATCCATATTTATCTACCTACAGGACTTACCATAAGCCGTTTACTATAAATGAACAACTCGGAATTGGGGCGAAGGACCAGATTACTTTATACTCTGAATTCAACATCCCTAAG gtgaGAGGTTTTGGTCCACGCCGTAAACAAATATGGATGCCTTTAACAGCCAAAGTGCACAGGGGCGTATACGATAGAATACATGTTAAAAAGGAGTATAAGGAAGTAGCCGCTTGCCATAATCCTGTTAATAACATAAAAGG GGTCTTCGAGTCTGAAACTAGAAAGAAATACAAAATCCCATATGCATCAACGTCCCTCGCGTCCTGGGACCATGGGGAGATGTTCGATTTGGCTCCATTCCCTCCCAACCCTTACCAAACCGACATAGCACCGTTTATGTACTGTAGTGATTACTGTCATATAGCCCAGGGGACTCCGCCCTATACAGTCATAGACCAACTCAAGCACAATCCTAAACCAAGAGAGAAATGCGTGGAAAGGCTTATAGTATCCAGACAATGA
- the LOC112056461 gene encoding CLIP domain-containing serine protease B4-like isoform X1: protein MTVLYLLFSVLICRLFVDAQFGTVSISVDMSPRAENITFQSRCPSNMSCVPISHCPLLEDLLDFSCFSSDRYFHRLNSLTCGNFNNEDYVCCPSCDCGRVYPPGTQACGKSMVQGVEYNGIGAHPWVARIGFTNKDTGNVRFACSGSIIAKRVVLTAAHCALAKPEGYKLSTVVIGEWDISRSPDCNEFFCAPTTQAIKVESVSVHPGYEQKIFRHDIAMIILKEEIKYSVTAAPICLNDKPEIVINERASLVGWGKLSGQNNLVGRQQQLDVPLVSLETCERIFGESVPIHEGQLCAGGEEGKDACSGFGGAPLTLHRDGQYTQVGIVSFGSENCGTEGVPSVYTNIAHYHKWIVDNLPS from the exons ATGACTGTATTATACTTATTGTTTAGTGTGTTAATTTGTAGACTGTTTGTTGACGCCCAATTTGGAA CTGTTTCAATAAGTGTGGATATGAGTCCAAGGGCAGAAAATATAACTTTTCag agtcGATGTCCATCAAATATGTCATGCGTGCCAATAAGTCATTGCCCATTGTTGGAGGATTTGTTAGATTTTTCATGCTTTTCTTCAGACAG GTATTTCCACCGTCTCAACTCCCTCACGTGTGGTAACTTCAATAACGAAGACTACGTGTGCTGCCCCTCATGTGACTGTGGGCGTGTGTACCCCCCGGGTACTCAAGCTTGCGGCAAAAGCATGGTCCAGGGGGTAGAGTATAACGGGATCGGCGCTCATCCTTGGGTAGCTAGGATAGGATTTACAA ACAAAGACACAGGTAACGTGCGATTTGCCTGCAGTGGATCCATCATAGCTAAACGGGTGGTTTTGACAGCAGCACACTGCGCTTTGGCCAAACCGGAAGGGTACAAGTT GTCGACGGTAGTGATCGGCGAATGGGACATAAGCCGCAGTCCTGACTGCAACGAGTTCTTCTGCGCGCCCACCACGCAAGCTATCAAGGTGGAGAGCGTGTCCGTGCATCCGGGATACGAACAGAAGATATTTAGACATGACATCGCCATGATTATATTGAAAgaggaaattaaatattctg TGACAGCGGCGCCGATCTGTTTGAACGATAAGCCGGAAATTGTGATCAACGAACGCGCATCGCTTGTCGGATGGGGGAAATTGTCGGGGCAAAACAACTTG GTTGGGCGACAGCAACAGTTGGATGTCCCCCTCGTTTCTCTGGAGACCTGTGAACGGATTTTCGGCGAATCGGTCCCAATCCATGAGGGTCAGCTTTGTGCAGGAGGTGAAGAGGGGAAAGACGCCTGCTCTGGCTTTGGAGGAGCTCCCTTGACTCTTCACAGAGATGGACAATATACACAG GTTGGCATAGTATCGTTCGGGTCAGAGAACTGCGGCACGGAAGGCGTGCCCAGCGTGTATACGAACATCGCACACTACCACAAGTGGATTGTCGATAACTTGCCATCGTGA